In Leptolyngbya sp. O-77, the genomic window AAAATGAGTAGAAAGGTTCTACTTGGGAAAAGGCTCCATGATTCCTACCGTTATTGAACAATCGGGTCGCGGCGAACGCGCCTTTGACATCTATTCGCGTCTGCTGCGGGAGCGCATCATTTTTCTAGGCCAGCCTGTCGATTCTGATGTTGCCAACCTGATCGTGGCGCAAATGCTGTTTCTAGAAGCCGAAGATCCCGAAAAGGACATCTACCTCTACATCAACTCTCCGGGCGGCTCTGTCACCGCTGGCATGGGCATTTTTGACACGATGAACCATGTGCGCCCGGATGTTTGCACGATTTGCGTCGGGCTAGCCGCTAGCATGGGCGCATTTCTCCTGAGCGCGGGCGCTAAGGGCAAGCGGATGAGCCTGCCCCACTCGCGGATTATGATTCACCAACCCCTCGGCGGTGCCCAGGGTCAGGCGACGGACATCGAGATTCAGGCAAAAGAAATCCTCTACCACAAGCAAAATCTCAACCGCTGGCTGGCAAAGCACACCGGGCAGCCCCTAGAGCGGATCGAGCGCGACACCGAGCGCGACTTTTTCATGTCTGCCCAAGAAGCGATGGACTACGGCTTGATTGATCAGGTGATCGATAAGCATTCGGTCGGCAGTCGCCCAACAGTGGTCAGCGCTAACTAGAGCTTTTGGGGGGCTTTTGGGGGGCTTTTTGGGAGCTTTGTTGGGTTTTGCGGAGGCTTTCGGCAGTCCCCCCAGAAGATCGGCGATTTTGGATTGTAGAGTTTGGATTTTGGGCGCTGCCAAAAGCTTTCATCCAAAATCGTCAATCTAACTAAGATCCAAAGTCCAAAATCGGCGCAAAACTCAGGTTCAGCCCCAATCCTGATGCTCTGGCGAAGTAGAGAGCGCAATTCGCTGATGTAGGGCTGCCGCGTTGCGCTCTAGGTCGATTGCAAGGGTGTCGAGTTGGTCTAGCTGAGTTTGATAGTCGGTGAGTTCGCGTTTGGCGGCAACTTTTCGCTCTAGGGCGGC contains:
- the clpP gene encoding ATP-dependent Clp endopeptidase proteolytic subunit ClpP — encoded protein: MIPTVIEQSGRGERAFDIYSRLLRERIIFLGQPVDSDVANLIVAQMLFLEAEDPEKDIYLYINSPGGSVTAGMGIFDTMNHVRPDVCTICVGLAASMGAFLLSAGAKGKRMSLPHSRIMIHQPLGGAQGQATDIEIQAKEILYHKQNLNRWLAKHTGQPLERIERDTERDFFMSAQEAMDYGLIDQVIDKHSVGSRPTVVSAN